In Candidatus Tanganyikabacteria bacterium, the genomic window AGCAACCTGGCGAACGTCAACACGACTCGCACCGAGGCCGGCGAACCCTTCCGCCGGCAACTGGCGATCTTCGCCTCCCGCCGGGGGCCGGTGCCAGGAGTCCAGGTCGTGGGAATTCACAAGGATCCCGCGCCGTTCCAGAAGCATTACGACCCGAGCAACCCGGATGCGGACGCAGGCGGTTACGTGCAGTACCCCAACATCAATCCCGTGCTCGAGATGACCGACCTCATCTCGGCAAGC contains:
- the flgC gene encoding flagellar basal body rod protein FlgC encodes the protein MGAFEGMHIAASGLTAQRFRMDLIASNLANVNTTRTEAGEPFRRQLAIFASRRGPVPGVQVVGIHKDPAPFQKHYDPSNPDADAGGYVQYPNINPVLEMTDLISASRSYEASITAINAFKAMHGRALEI